From a region of the Pyxidicoccus xibeiensis genome:
- the rplX gene encoding 50S ribosomal protein L24: MQKLKVGDTVQVMAGAEASEKTTATKRGKVLKIDRDAERVTVEGLRLVKRHMKKTPQSPEGGIVEKPGTIALANVQVVCAKCDKPTRVGFRTEGEEGKKKRFCKSCDALID; this comes from the coding sequence ATGCAGAAGCTGAAGGTAGGAGATACGGTCCAGGTCATGGCCGGGGCCGAGGCCTCCGAGAAGACCACGGCGACCAAGCGCGGCAAGGTGCTGAAGATTGATCGCGACGCCGAGCGCGTCACGGTCGAGGGCCTGCGCCTGGTGAAGCGGCACATGAAGAAGACGCCGCAGAGCCCGGAGGGTGGCATCGTCGAGAAGCCCGGCACCATCGCCCTGGCCAATGTGCAGGTGGTGTGCGCCAAGTGCGACAAGCCGACGCGCGTCGGCTTCCGTACCGAGGGTGAAGAGGGCAAGAAGAAGCGGTTCTGCAAGAGCTGCGACGCGCTGATTGACTAG
- the rplN gene encoding 50S ribosomal protein L14, producing the protein MIQMTSVLDVADNSGAKKVFCIKVLGGSKRKYASIGDVIVVSVREALPNSKVKKGDVAKAVIVRTKREVGRPDGSYIKFDGNSAVLINKDMEPIGTRIFGPVARELRARKFMKIISLAPEVL; encoded by the coding sequence ATGATTCAGATGACGAGCGTGCTCGACGTTGCCGACAACTCGGGCGCGAAGAAGGTGTTCTGCATCAAGGTGCTCGGCGGTTCGAAGCGCAAGTACGCGTCCATCGGCGATGTCATCGTCGTGTCCGTGCGCGAGGCGCTGCCCAACTCGAAGGTGAAGAAGGGTGACGTGGCCAAGGCCGTCATCGTCCGCACCAAGCGCGAGGTGGGTCGCCCCGACGGCAGCTACATCAAGTTCGATGGCAACTCCGCGGTCCTCATCAACAAGGACATGGAGCCCATTGGTACGCGCATCTTCGGGCCGGTGGCCCGTGAGCTCCGCGCCCGTAAGTTCATGAAGATCATCTCGCTGGCGCCCGAGGTCCTCTGA
- the rpsQ gene encoding 30S ribosomal protein S17 — translation MRPKMAEATETSAPETSTRGRPKTRVGIVTSNKMQKTVVVTVQRRAPHPKYGKIMSLREKYKAHVEDHDYPKKITINEGDRVRIAETKPASKDKRWRVVEVLEKSKNV, via the coding sequence GTGAGACCGAAGATGGCTGAAGCGACCGAGACGTCCGCTCCCGAGACCTCTACCCGTGGCCGTCCCAAGACGCGCGTGGGTATCGTCACCTCGAACAAGATGCAGAAGACGGTTGTCGTGACCGTCCAGCGCCGTGCTCCGCACCCGAAGTACGGGAAGATCATGAGCCTGCGCGAGAAGTACAAGGCGCACGTGGAGGACCACGACTACCCCAAGAAGATCACCATCAACGAGGGTGATCGGGTCCGGATCGCCGAGACCAAGCCTGCCTCGAAGGACAAGCGGTGGCGGGTGGTCGAGGTGCTGGAGAAGAGCAAGAACGTCTAG